The Halomonas sp. THAF5a genome segment TCGGTGAGGGTCCCGGTCTTGTCCACCACCAGGGTGGTCAGCCGGCTGGCGGTCTGCAGGGCGTCGCCGCTTCTCACCAGCACGCCGTGCTCGGCGGCCTTGCCGACCCCGATCATGGTGGAGATCGGCGTGGCCAGGCCCAGCGCGCAGGGGCAGGCGATGATCAGCACCGTGGTGGCGGTGACCAGCATGTGGATCACCCGCAGCTCGGCGCCGGCATTAAACCAGGCGAGCGCGGTGAGCACGGCGATGATCATCACCGAGGGCACGAAGATGCTCGACACCCGGTCGGCCAGCTGGCCGATGGGCGGACGGGAGGCCTGGGCGCTGGCCACCTGCTCGGTGATCCGGCCGAGCCGCGTGTTCGCCCCGACGCGGGTGGCGTGGTAGACCAGGCCGCCCTTGCCGTTGACGGTGCCGGCGCTCACCTCGTCGCCTGCGCCCTTGGCCACGGGCACCGGCTCGCCGGTGAGCATCGACTCGTCGATGTGGCTCCGGCCCTCGGTCACCTCGCCGTCCACCGGCAGGCGCTCGCCGGGACGCACGCGGATATGGTCGCCCTGGCGCACCTCGTCGATCTCGATCTCCTGCTCCTTGCCGTCGCGGATGACCCGGGCGGTGCGGCTCTGCAGGTCGAGCAGGCGCTTCAGGGCCTCGCTGGTGCGGCCCCGGGCGCGCAGCTCCAGGGCGTTGCCCAGCAGCACCAGGCCGATGACCATGGCCGAGGCCTCGAAGTAGATGCCCCGGGCCACCTCCGGCAGCCAGGGGCCGACGGCCACCACCGCCATGGAGTAGAGCCAGGCGGTGCCGGTGCCCATGGCGATCAGGGTGTCCATGTTGGCCTGGTGGTGGCGGACGTTCTTCCAGGCGTTGACGAAGAAATGGCGCCCCGGATAGGCCATCACGGCCAGCGTCAGCAGGCCGACCGCCAGCCAGTAGAGGCGGCCGCCGCCCACCGGCTGGGGGTGGTAGACGAACATGCTGGCCATCAGCGGCACGGCGAGCGCCAGCGACAGCAGGCTGCCCCGTAGGCGCTCACGGTAGGTGCGCTCGTCCTTGCGCGCCCGGGCCTCCTCCGCCTCGCGCAGGTCGACGATGGGCTCGGCGCCATAGCCCACGTCCTCCACGGCGCGCACCAGGGCGTCCGGGTCGGCGCTGCCGCGCACCTCGGCGGTGTGGGTGCCGAAGTTCACCTCCGCACCGACCACCCCGGGCGTCTTCTCGAGGGCCTGCTGGACGCTCTTCACGCAGCTGGCGCAGGTCATGCCGCTGATCGAGAGGCGGCGGGTCGTCGGCTGCTGCGCCTCGACAGGGGCGTCATGCGGCGCGTCGCCGGAGGCTGGCTCGGCGTCCTCGGTCGACTCGGTTTCGCGGGTTTTCGCCTCGGTGGACTCGTCATCGCCGTGCTCGACGGGCGGATAGCCGGCCTCGGCGAGCGCCTCGTCCAGTTCGCGTGCCGCGAGCGAGGTGGCGACCTCGAGGCGCTTGTCGGCGGGGGTGCCGGTGACCTCGGCCGCGCTGTCCCGGGCCTGGATGGCGCGGCGCATCTTGGCCACGCAGCCCTGGCAGCTCATGCCGGGCACCCGGCGTTCGAGGGTCTGTCGGGCGTTCATGGCGTCTCCTCGCCGGCGTCCACGCCGGTCTTGAGCGGTTCGGGGAAACTCTCGATCAGCCGACACAGGCTGTGGCCGTCCGGCGTGCCGTCGGGCATCTCCTCCCAGGCGGCCAGGGCCTGCTCCATGCGCGTGGCCAGTGCCTCCAGCTCGGCGATGTGCGCGCGGATCTGGGGCAGTCGGCTCGCCAGCAGGTCGCGCACCATCGGGCAGGGCGAGTCGCCATGGTCGGCATGCTCGAGGATGTCGCGGATCTCCGCCACGCCGAACCCCAAGGTGCGGGCGCGCTGAATGAAGCGCAGGCGCTCCAGCTCCCGCTGGTCGAACAGCTGGTAGCCGTTCTCGGGGTGGCGTTCGGGTCTCAGCAGACCCTCTCGGGTGTAGTGGCGCACGGTCTCGGCGGTGACGCCGGCCTGGCGAGCGATCTCGCTGACTTTCATCGCGGTGTCTCCGGTGAATGCCATGGGGGAAGTGTAAAACCCTTGGGTTACCTATAGGTCAAGCCTTGACGGCACCCCTGGGCGGCATGGCCGTTGGTCGGTGGCTAAGGCAATGAATAAAAAGAAGTTAAAACGTGCGTTCTACCAAAGTATTAGAAAAAAATGCTTTAAAACGATCGTTTGGACTTGATCCCTGGCCGGGGATGGGCGAACACTGACGGCACGTGACCGCCCCGCGGAAGAACGACAATAACGATCCATCGGAATAGGGATGCCTCGCCATATGCCCCATCACGTCAATCGGCTCACCCTCGCCATCGCCTTCGCCTCCACGGCGCTGATCGCCAGTCAGGCCGCCGCCACCGGCTTCCAGGTGCGCGAGCAGAGCGCCAAGAGCCTCGCCAACGCCTTCTCGAACGCCGCCGCCGGCGCCGAGGATGTCAGCTTCATGGCCCATAACCCGGCCGCTATCGGCAACATCGACGGCAATCAGGTCGCCGGCGGGGTGGCCTATATCGATGCCTCCTTCGAGCTTCAGGGGGCAGAAGCAACAGGTCTAGGCGGTTCCAATTACGACCGAGGCGGCTCTCGTCAGGGCGGCGAGACGGCCACCGTGCCGAGCTTCGCCGCCAAGACGCAGCTCGATGAGCGCTGGGACCTGGGCCTGGCCATCTATGCGCCCTACGGCCTCTCCACCAAGTACGACAAGGACTGGATCGGCCGCTACCATGCCGTGGAGACCGAGCTCACCACCATCGACTTCCAGCCGACGCTTAACTATCGAGCTTCGGAGCGACTCAACCTGGCCGTGGGCCTGCGCGCGCAGTATGCGGATGCAACACTCTCGAATGCCTTAGACCTCGCCTCATTCGGGGCAAAAGCTGCAATGGAGCGGGGGGATATGGCGACCGCGCAGGCGTTGGGCGCTCAGGCTGGATTTGCCGATGGCTTCGCCGAGGTCACTGGCGACGACTGGGGCTATGGCTATACCCTTGGTGTCCTCTATCAGGCCACCGACAGGACGCGGCTGGGGGCCAGCTATCGCTCCGAGATCGATCTGACCCTCGATGGCGAGGTAAACTACAGTTCGGATAACGTCACAGGTCAGCAGGTACTGGCAGGAGCGCAGGCCCAGGGGCGTCTGCGCGATGGCGGTGGCACCGCCGACCTGACCACCCCGGCCAACCTGAATCTGGGCGTCTACCACCAGCTGACCGACCGGCTGGCGCTGATGGCCAACGCCGAGTGGACCGAGTGGAGCAGCTTCGACGAGCTGGTGGTCGAGTTCGAGGATGGTAGCGCCCCTAGCCGCACCGAGGAAAACTGGGACGACACCTGGGCCTTTTCGGTGGGCGCGAACTATGCCCTGAACCCGCAGTGGCTGCTGCGGGCCGGCCTGGGCATCGACGAGACGCCGGTGCCGAGCGCCGAGTTCCGAACCCCTCGGGTGCCGGACGCCGATCGCCGCTGGGCCTCCCTCGGCGCCACCTATCAGCCGACCGAGAACCTGGGCATCACCGCCGGTTATCTGCGCATCTTCGGCGACGACGTCGAGATGGATCAGGACGCCACCCCGACCAACGAGAACGCCAGCCGCGGCAACCTGTCCGGCACCTACGAGGTGGAGGCCGACGTCTTCGCCCTCTCGGTGGACTATCGCTTCTAAGCGCGGCCCTGGCTGCAGGACCTTTCGGGCATGACCCTCGAGCCCCCGGCCACTGGCCGGGGGCTTAACGTTTGGCCTGGGTTCAGGCGGCCGCCTCCTCGAGGAAGGCCGCCCGCATCAGCTCCCGGGTGTAGTCGACCGCCTGCCGATGACGGGTGAGGATGGTCGCTGCGGCCGGGGTTCGCTACAATAGGCCCCTTTTCCCGCGCCGCCGCGGCGGCCGTCTTTCCACCGCAGATTCAGGCGAGCGAGCCCATGCTGGAAACCAATGCCATCCACCACCTCATCAAGGACCTGTCTGAGCGGACAGACGTCCTGAGGGGGTATCTTTGACTATGCCGAAAAGAAGGATCGGCTAGAGGAAGTCACCCGCGAGCTCGAGGACCCCAACGTCTGGAACGATCCGGACTACGCCCAGAAGCTCGGCAAGGAGCGCTCCACCCTGGAGAACATCGTCGCCACCATCGACGAGCTCGAGCAGGGTCTCGGCGATAGCCAGGACCTCCTGGAGCTCGCCGAGATGGAGGAGGACGAGGGCACCGTCGCCGAGGTCCAGAAGGAGCTCGACGGCCTGCAGGCGAGCCTCGAGAAGCTCGAGTTCCGGCGCATGTTCTCCGGCGAGATGGACGAGAACAACGCCTACCTCGATATCCAGGCCGGCTCCGGCGGCACCGAGGCCCAGGACTGGGCCAACATCCTGCTGCGCATGTACCTGCGCTGGGCCGAGCATCACGGCTTCAAGGCGGAGATCATCGAGGTCTCGGCCGGCGACGTGGCGGGCATCAAGTCGGCCTCGGTGCACGTCCAGGGCGAGTACGCCTTCGGCTGGCTGCGCACCGAGACCGGGGTGCACCGCCTGGTGCGCAAGAGTCCCTTCGACTCCGGCGGTCGCCGCCACACCTCCTTCGCCTCGGTGTTCCTCTCGCCGGAGGTGGACGACAGCTTCGAGGTCGAGATCAATCCCTCGGACCTGCGCGTCGACACCTACCGCTCCAGCGGCGCCGGCGGTCAGCACGTCAACACCACCGACTCGGCCGTGCGCATCACCCACGAGCCCACCGGCATCGTGGTGGCCTGCCAGAGCCAGCGCAGCCAGCACGCCAACCGCGACTTCGCCATGAAGCAGCTCAAGGCGAAGCTGTGGGAACACGAGATGCAGAAGCGCAACGCCGCCAAGCAGGAGGCCGAGGACTCCAAGGCCGACATCGGCTGGGGCAGCCAGATCCGCTCCTACGTGCTGGACGACCAGCGCATCAAGGACCTGCGCACCGGCGTGCAGTCGAGCAGCTGCGACAAGGTGCTGGACGGCGACCTGGATCAGTTCATCGAAGCCAGCCTGAAACAGGGGCTCTGAGCCCCAGCCCTGCCGCGCCCGGGCGATCCTCGCCCGGGGCGCGGCACGACGCCCACTCTCTTCACAGCAGCGGCCTCTGGCGAGGCCGCGACGCCACAGGTAGCGACATGGCCCACCCGGACTCCCCGCAGAACGACGAGAACCGCCTGATCGCCGAGCGCCGTGCCAAGCTGGCCGCGCGCCGCGAGCTGGCCGCCGACACCGGCGCGAGCGCCTTCCCCAACGACTTCCGCCGCGACAGCCTGGCGGCCGAGCTCGACGCCGAGCTCGGCGACAAGGACAAGGCCGAGCTGGAGGCCCTGGGGCGTCCGGCCGCCGTGGCCGGGCGCATCATGCGCAAGCGCGGACCCTTCATCGTGATCCAGGATCCCTCCGGCACGATCCAGCTCTACGTCGACAAGAAGGGGCTGCCGGCCGAGGTGCTCGAGGACATCAAGGGCTGGGACATCGGCGACATCGTGGCCGCCCGCGGGCCGGTGCACAAGTCGGGCAAGGGCGACCTCTACGTGATGATGGTCGAGGCCAGGCTGCTCACCAAGAGCCTGCGGCCGCTGCCCGACAAGTTCCACGGCCTGACCGATCTCGAGGCGCGCTATCGCCAGCGCTACGTCGACCTGATCGTGAACCCCGATTCGCGCCGGGTCTTCGAGGCCCGCGCCGGGGTGATCAGCGCCATGCGCCGCTTCTTCGAGGATCGAGGCTTCATGGAGGTCGAGACGCCGATGCTGCAGCCGATCCCCGGCGGCGCCACGGCCCGGCCCTTCGTCACCCACCACAATGCGCTGGACATCGACATGTACCTGCGCATCGCCCCGGAGCTCTACCTCAAGCGCCTGGTGGTGGGCGGCTTCGAGCGGGTCTTCGAGATCAACCGCAACTTCCGTAACGAGGGGCTCTCCACCCGGCATAACCCCGAGTTCACGATGATCGAGTTCTACCAGGCCCATGCCAATCATCATGACCTGATGGACCTCACCGAGGAGATGCTGCGCAGCGTGGCCCAGCGGGTGCTCGGCACCACCACGGTGGTCAACACCGTGCGCAACGCCGAGGGCGAGGTGCTGGAGACCTTCGAGTACGACTTCGGCCAGCCGCTGCGCCGCATCACCGTGTTCGACGCCATCCTCGAGTTCAACCCGGACATCCACGCCGAGGCCCTGGCCGACGAGGCGGCGGCCCGCCAGATCGCCGAGCGCCTGGACATCGACGTCAAGGACGGCTGGGGGCTGGGCAAGATCCAGATCGAGATCTTCGAGAAGACCGTCGAGCACCGCCTCCAGCAGCCGACCTTCATCACCGAGTACCCCACCGAGGTGAGCCCGCTGGCGCGCCGCAAGGACAGCGACCCCTTCGTCACCGAGCGCTTCGAGTTCTTCGTCGGCGGCCGCGAGATCGCCAACGGCTTCTCGGAGCTCAACGACGCCGAGGACCAGGCCGAGCGCTTCGCCGCCCAGGCCGCGGAGAAGGAGGCCGGCGACGACGAGGCGATGTACTTCGATGCCGACTACGTCCGCGCCCTGGAGTTCGGCCTGCCGCCGACCGCCGGGGAGGGCATCGGCATCGACCGGCTGGTGATGCTGTTCACCGACAGCGCCTCCATCCGCGATGTCCTGCTGTTCCCGGCCATGCGTCCCGAAGTCGACTGAATAGGCTGTACTTCAGGGTACGAGCGAGGGGCGCTGGGGATAGGCCGAAGGGGAGGTCCGAGGACCAGGGAGGGCCGAGGTAGCGTCCATGGAGGGATTCACAGCGCCTCCCCCAAGGCCTGTCGCCAGGTCAGCCCCGAGCCGGGCAGTTAGAGGCCACTCATCTGCGGTGATGAGGTGGGAAGCATTGGTAAACGCCGTGGGCAGCGCCCATAATGACCGTCGTTTCGACGTCGAGGAGACCGTGATGAAACTGCTCAACCGCTCCGCCCTGAGCGTCAGGCCGACCCGGCACTTCGTGGACTGGATCAATGCGCTCGAACCCACCATGGATGGGGACGACCTGACCCTGGCCGACGTCGAACGCGAAAGCACCGTCTACCTGATCCCCGAGATGGACACGCCGGAGGCCCTGGAGGGCTTCGTGCGCGAACGCTTCCTCGAGATCCTCGAGACCGAGCTGCGCGCCTGGGAAGAGGACGAGCGCCAGTGGCCCGAGTCCCTGGACTGGTCGCTCTTCCAGCGCTTCCTGCAGGTCGAGCACAGCTACCTGGCCGTCGACCTGGACAACGAGGCGGCGCTGGAGGTCTCCGAGGTGGACGACGCCCTGCTGCTGGAGACCGACCAGGACTGAGGCGTCGGTCGAGCCGTCATCGCGATGACGGCCCACCGAGAAACCGGCTTCGGCCGGTTTTCGTTTTATGGCCCCGGCGACGGGGAACGGACAGTGACGGACACAGGATGAGTCGACTCTTCGCGACCCGTCCCGGCGACGACGGCCTGCCGGGCCCGGCACGGCGCCTGGCGGTGCTGGCCCTGATCCTCGGGACCCTGATGGCGGTGGTGGACACCACCATGGTCAACATCGCCCTGCCCACCATCGCCGCCGACCTCGCGGCCTCGCCTTCCCGGGTGGTGTGGGTCACCAACCTCTTCCAAGTGGTCTGCGCCGCCTTCCTGCTGGTCTTCGCCGCGCTCAGCGAACGGGTCGGGCGCTATCGTCTCTACACGGCCGGGGTGGCGCTCTTCACCCTGGCTGCGCTGGGCAGCGCGCTCTCCCGCAACCTTGAGACCCTGCTGCTGTTCCGCGGCCTGCAGGGGCTCGGCGCGGCGGCGACCCTCTCCATCGGGCCCTCGCTCTACCGCTCGATCTTCCCCTCGCGGCTGCTCGGCAGCGCCCTGGGGCTCTCCGCCCTGGTGGTGGCCGGCGGCTACGCGGCGGGGCCGACGATCGGCGGGCTGGTGCTCTCGGTGGCGAACTGGCCGTGGCTCTTCGCCCTGCACGTGCCGCTGGGGCTATGCGCCGCCGGCCTGGCCTGGCGGGCGCTGCCCCGGGAGGCGGGGCGCCGGGAGGCCTTCGACGGGCGCGGCGCGCTCTTCGCGGTGGTGATGATGGCCGGGCTTTTCATCGGCCTCGACGGCGTCGGCCACGGGGTTCCCGGCTGGCAGGTGCTCGCCTGGCTCGGCGGCAGCGCGCTCGGTGCCGGCCTTTTCCTACGCCGCCAGCGGCGCGCGCGCCACCCCCTGCTGCCGCTCTCGCTGTTCGCCGAGCCGCGCTTCTCGCTGGCCGTCTGCGCCTCGGGGCTGGCCTTCGTGGGGCAGGGGCTGGCCTTCGTGGCGCTCTCCTTCGTCTACCAGCAGGAGATGGGCTTCACGCCGCTGCAGACCGCCTGGATGTTCACTCCCTGGCCGCTGGCGATCATGGTGGTGGGGCCCCTGGCGGGCCGCTTCGCCGACCGGGTCAACCCGAGCCTGCTCTCCAGCGCCGGCCTGGTGCTGCTGCTGCTGGGCCTGGCCGCCCTGGCCGGGCTGGACGCCGAGGCGAGCTTCGTCGACAGCCTCTGGCGCACGGCGCTGTGCGGCATGGGATTCGGCCTCTTCCAGCCCCCCAACAACCGCGAGATGATGGCCAGCGTCCCCCGGGAGCGCAGCGCCCGGGCCTCCGGCGTGATGAGCACCACCCGCACCGTGGGCCAGTCCCTCGGGGTCGCCCTGGTCGGCGCCTTCCTGGCCGCCGGTGCCCCGGTGCAGGCGACGCTCTGGGCCGGGGCCGGGGCCTGCGCGCTGTCGCTTCTGGCGAGCCTCTCGCGGATCGGCCTGGCCGGGCGGGCCCAGCGCGAGGCGCGCCGGGCCTGATCGCAACGGGCGTCGTCGGGCCCGCGTGGAAGGCGTACAATGGGTCCCTCACTCACCCAGCATCGAGACCTCGACATGAGCATCCAGGACACCATCGAAGCCAAGCTCAAGGCCCTCGAGCCCGACGTCGTGGCGGTGGAGAACGAGAGCCACCGGCACAATGTGCCGGCGAATTCGGAGACCCACTTCAAGGTCACCCTGGTCGCGCGCCGCTTCGAGGGGTTGATGCCGGTCAAGCGTCACCAGCAGCTCTATGCGCTGCTCGCCGATGAGCTGGCCGGCCCCGTACACGCCCTGGCCCTGCACCTCTACACGCCCGAGGAGTGGGCGGCCAGCGGCCAGTCGCGCCCCGACTCTCCCGACTGCCGGGGCGGCGGCACCCCGTGACCCCGGAGCCGCAGCGCCTGCAGTACCTGGAGGCCATGGGCCTGACGGCCTGGGTCGCTCGCTACCGCCTGCCCAACGCCCTGCCCACGCCGGAGGCCGAGTGGGCGGCGCCTGATCCCGAGGCCGCCACGGCCTCGCCGCCCGGCGAGCGCCTGCACGCCCTGCTCGACGAGGCCGCCCAGGCCCGGGACGCCGCACCCCGGGAGGCGCCCGCCGAGCCGGAGCCGCCCCAGCGTGCGCCGGCCGGTCCCGGCAAGGCGCGGGCCCTGCTCGGCGACATCGTGCCCGCCATCGAGGCCGAGGCCGCCGCCGAGTCGGAGGCGGCGCGTCCCGTCCAGCGCGCCGGCGAGGCGCTGCGCTTCACCCTGCAGGTGGCCTGCCTCGACGGCCGCTGGCTGATCCTGCTGCCCCGGGAGGCGTCCCCGGGCGCCATCGAGACGCGCCTGCTGCGCCACCTGCTGCAGGCCGCCGGCGTGGTGCCCGAGCAGATGCCGGCCTTCGAGGCCTTCCGCTGGCCCCAGGTGGAGGGCTTGCCGGTGGAGGCGCCCCTGGAGGAGGCGCGAGAGGGACTCCAGGCCTTCCTGGCCGGGCGGGCGCGGCGCGGCTGGGTGCCGGAGCGGCTGCTGGTGTTCGGCGAGGATGCCGTTCTCGACGAGTTGCTCGGCGTGGTGGAGGCCCACTGCCCGCTGCTGGCGCTGCCGGCCTGGCAGGGGCCCGCCCTGGAGACGCTGGCCGGCAGCGCCGAGGCCAAGCGTGCGCTCTGGCCGCGGATCCGCGACTGGCGATCGGCCTGGGAGGCAGGGCATGCCCCCGGCTGAGGCGACGCTGCGCCCGCTGGGGAGCGGCGACCTGGCGGCGCTGACGGCCCTGGAGCAGGCGGGGCAGGCGCATCCCTGGACGCCGCGCCAGCTCGCGGCCGCGCTGAATGATCCCGAGACGCGGGTCATCGGCGCCGCGTGGAACGCGCGCCTGGTGGGGCATGCGGTGGTGGTGCGCCTGCCCTTCGAGGCGGAGCTGCAGGCCATCCTGGTGGCCGGCGACCAGCGCCGCCAGGGGGTGGCGGCCCGGCTGCTCGATGCGGTGATCGAGGCGGCGAAGGGGTGGGACGTCGAGCGCCTGCTGCTGGAGGTGCGGGCGAGCAATGCGCCGGCCATCGGCCTCTATCGGCGCGCCGGCTTCCACGAGGACGGCCGGCGCCGCGGCTACTATCCGCCCCTCGCCGGCCGTGAGCGCGAGGACGCGCTGCTGATGTCGCTTTCGCTGGGCTGATCCCGCCTCAGCTGGTCGCGGTCGTCTCGACCTCGTCGAACTTGCCCAGCAGGCTCGCGAGGCGGCGCTCCCACTCCTCGCGCTCCTGCTTCAGGCGAGCGTTTTCCTCGCGCAGCTCCTCGGCTTCCATCCTCATCAACTCCAGGGCCTCGACGGCGCTGGAGACCTTCTGTTCGAGCTGGTTGAAGAGTTCGATGCTCATCCTGTTCTCCTGACTACGTCCTGCGGATCGGGCCGCGCCCGTTGGGGGTTCTCCTGCCAGCAGCGTAACCCTGCGGCCGGGGCTCAGCAACCGTCGCCGTCGGGCGACTGGCCGTCGTCCGGCCGTCGCCGATAGAGCCGTCCGGTGCTGTCGCCGGCGCGCACCTCCCGATGCGGCTGCCAGGCGGCCGGCACGTCCGGCGTCAGCGAGGACTCGGTCTCGAGGTAGATCCAGGCCGCCTCGTCGAGCCAGCCGCCGGCCTCCAGCGCCGCGCAGCACTCGGCGGCGAGGCCGCGGTGGAAGGGCGGGTCGAGAAAGACCAGCGAGAAGGGGGCGGCGGGGCCGGCCAGGAAGGCCTGGGCCTCGGTGGTGCGCAGGGTGGCGCGCTCGCTGGCCTCGAGGGTCACGAGGTTGTCGGCCAGCTGGCGCGCCACCCTGGCGTCGGCCTCGACGAACACCGCCTCCCGGGCACCCCGCGACAGGGCCTCGAGGCCGAGCGCGCCGGTGCCGGCGAAGAGGTCGAGCACCCGGGCTCCGGGCACGGCGGCGGTCAGCCAGTTGAAGAGCGTCTCGCGCACCCGGTCGGGGGTAGGGCGTAGCCCGGGGTGGTCGAGCACCGGAAGCTGGCGGCGGCGAAAATCGCCGCCGATCAGGCGCAGCCGTCCGGGGGTTCGGCGGTCGGTGCCTCGGTGGCCGGGGCCCTTGGCCGAGCCCGGGCGACGGGGCTTGCGGGAGGAGGAAGTGCGACGTGTCATGGGGCGGATTGTAACCGCCGGCTTGTCCACAGTCATGGTGCGCAATGGTAGGATGAGGCGATTCGTTCATCCGTGAGGCGTGATCCCCCCATGTTCGGTTTTCTCAAGCGCAAGAAGAAGCAGGAACAGCAGCAGACGACACCGGAACAGGAGGCCGAGCGCCGGTCGGACGAGCAGGCGACAGCGGACGAGGCCACGCCCGAGGAGGCGTCTGCCGAGCCTCGGGAAGCACCCGCGGAGGAAGCCGTCGCCGAGCCGGAGAGCGACGCCGGTGCCGCCGAGGCGTCAGGGCCCCTCGCCGCGTCCACGCCGGAGGAGTCGGCGAATGAGGTGCCCGTGGCAGAGGCATCGCAGGCGGTCGCCCCCGAGCCTGTTCGCGAACCCGAACCCGAACCCGAACCCGAACCCGAACCCGAACCCGAACCCGAACCCGA includes the following:
- a CDS encoding heavy metal translocating P-type ATPase gives rise to the protein MNARQTLERRVPGMSCQGCVAKMRRAIQARDSAAEVTGTPADKRLEVATSLAARELDEALAEAGYPPVEHGDDESTEAKTRETESTEDAEPASGDAPHDAPVEAQQPTTRRLSISGMTCASCVKSVQQALEKTPGVVGAEVNFGTHTAEVRGSADPDALVRAVEDVGYGAEPIVDLREAEEARARKDERTYRERLRGSLLSLALAVPLMASMFVYHPQPVGGGRLYWLAVGLLTLAVMAYPGRHFFVNAWKNVRHHQANMDTLIAMGTGTAWLYSMAVVAVGPWLPEVARGIYFEASAMVIGLVLLGNALELRARGRTSEALKRLLDLQSRTARVIRDGKEQEIEIDEVRQGDHIRVRPGERLPVDGEVTEGRSHIDESMLTGEPVPVAKGAGDEVSAGTVNGKGGLVYHATRVGANTRLGRITEQVASAQASRPPIGQLADRVSSIFVPSVMIIAVLTALAWFNAGAELRVIHMLVTATTVLIIACPCALGLATPISTMIGVGKAAEHGVLVRSGDALQTASRLTTLVVDKTGTLTEGKPRVTEAEVLAGDERTVLGLVAALERGSEHPLAEALMAHAEEAGARPDEITDFDTVTGGGITANTADGRPLLLGNARLLEEAGVALDEAREIAGELEEKARTVVYFAVDGRLAAVFGISDPLRHDTREAVKRLQDDGLTIVMLTGDNAHTAAAIAREVGIDEVRAGLLPEDKHAEIGRRQAAGEVVGMVGDGINDAPALARADVGFAIGQGTDVAIESAGITLVRGSLHGVAAAIEISRATLANIKQNLVGAFGYNVLGIPIAAGVLYPVTGTLLSPMIAGAAMSLSSITVVSNANRLRLFRPAAEGRSGTRRRDPPQEDA
- a CDS encoding MerR family transcriptional regulator; translated protein: MKVSEIARQAGVTAETVRHYTREGLLRPERHPENGYQLFDQRELERLRFIQRARTLGFGVAEIRDILEHADHGDSPCPMVRDLLASRLPQIRAHIAELEALATRMEQALAAWEEMPDGTPDGHSLCRLIESFPEPLKTGVDAGEETP
- a CDS encoding OmpP1/FadL family transporter, whose protein sequence is MPRHMPHHVNRLTLAIAFASTALIASQAAATGFQVREQSAKSLANAFSNAAAGAEDVSFMAHNPAAIGNIDGNQVAGGVAYIDASFELQGAEATGLGGSNYDRGGSRQGGETATVPSFAAKTQLDERWDLGLAIYAPYGLSTKYDKDWIGRYHAVETELTTIDFQPTLNYRASERLNLAVGLRAQYADATLSNALDLASFGAKAAMERGDMATAQALGAQAGFADGFAEVTGDDWGYGYTLGVLYQATDRTRLGASYRSEIDLTLDGEVNYSSDNVTGQQVLAGAQAQGRLRDGGGTADLTTPANLNLGVYHQLTDRLALMANAEWTEWSSFDELVVEFEDGSAPSRTEENWDDTWAFSVGANYALNPQWLLRAGLGIDETPVPSAEFRTPRVPDADRRWASLGATYQPTENLGITAGYLRIFGDDVEMDQDATPTNENASRGNLSGTYEVEADVFALSVDYRF
- the prfB gene encoding peptide chain release factor 2 (programmed frameshift), with translation MLETNAIHHLIKDLSERTDVLRGYLDYAEKKDRLEEVTRELEDPNVWNDPDYAQKLGKERSTLENIVATIDELEQGLGDSQDLLELAEMEEDEGTVAEVQKELDGLQASLEKLEFRRMFSGEMDENNAYLDIQAGSGGTEAQDWANILLRMYLRWAEHHGFKAEIIEVSAGDVAGIKSASVHVQGEYAFGWLRTETGVHRLVRKSPFDSGGRRHTSFASVFLSPEVDDSFEVEINPSDLRVDTYRSSGAGGQHVNTTDSAVRITHEPTGIVVACQSQRSQHANRDFAMKQLKAKLWEHEMQKRNAAKQEAEDSKADIGWGSQIRSYVLDDQRIKDLRTGVQSSSCDKVLDGDLDQFIEASLKQGL
- the lysS gene encoding lysine--tRNA ligase; this encodes MAHPDSPQNDENRLIAERRAKLAARRELAADTGASAFPNDFRRDSLAAELDAELGDKDKAELEALGRPAAVAGRIMRKRGPFIVIQDPSGTIQLYVDKKGLPAEVLEDIKGWDIGDIVAARGPVHKSGKGDLYVMMVEARLLTKSLRPLPDKFHGLTDLEARYRQRYVDLIVNPDSRRVFEARAGVISAMRRFFEDRGFMEVETPMLQPIPGGATARPFVTHHNALDIDMYLRIAPELYLKRLVVGGFERVFEINRNFRNEGLSTRHNPEFTMIEFYQAHANHHDLMDLTEEMLRSVAQRVLGTTTVVNTVRNAEGEVLETFEYDFGQPLRRITVFDAILEFNPDIHAEALADEAAARQIAERLDIDVKDGWGLGKIQIEIFEKTVEHRLQQPTFITEYPTEVSPLARRKDSDPFVTERFEFFVGGREIANGFSELNDAEDQAERFAAQAAEKEAGDDEAMYFDADYVRALEFGLPPTAGEGIGIDRLVMLFTDSASIRDVLLFPAMRPEVD
- a CDS encoding MFS transporter is translated as MSRLFATRPGDDGLPGPARRLAVLALILGTLMAVVDTTMVNIALPTIAADLAASPSRVVWVTNLFQVVCAAFLLVFAALSERVGRYRLYTAGVALFTLAALGSALSRNLETLLLFRGLQGLGAAATLSIGPSLYRSIFPSRLLGSALGLSALVVAGGYAAGPTIGGLVLSVANWPWLFALHVPLGLCAAGLAWRALPREAGRREAFDGRGALFAVVMMAGLFIGLDGVGHGVPGWQVLAWLGGSALGAGLFLRRQRRARHPLLPLSLFAEPRFSLAVCASGLAFVGQGLAFVALSFVYQQEMGFTPLQTAWMFTPWPLAIMVVGPLAGRFADRVNPSLLSSAGLVLLLLGLAALAGLDAEASFVDSLWRTALCGMGFGLFQPPNNREMMASVPRERSARASGVMSTTRTVGQSLGVALVGAFLAAGAPVQATLWAGAGACALSLLASLSRIGLAGRAQREARRA
- a CDS encoding BolA family transcriptional regulator yields the protein MSIQDTIEAKLKALEPDVVAVENESHRHNVPANSETHFKVTLVARRFEGLMPVKRHQQLYALLADELAGPVHALALHLYTPEEWAASGQSRPDSPDCRGGGTP
- the rimI gene encoding ribosomal protein S18-alanine N-acetyltransferase codes for the protein MPPAEATLRPLGSGDLAALTALEQAGQAHPWTPRQLAAALNDPETRVIGAAWNARLVGHAVVVRLPFEAELQAILVAGDQRRQGVAARLLDAVIEAAKGWDVERLLLEVRASNAPAIGLYRRAGFHEDGRRRGYYPPLAGREREDALLMSLSLG
- a CDS encoding cell division protein ZapB: MSIELFNQLEQKVSSAVEALELMRMEAEELREENARLKQEREEWERRLASLLGKFDEVETTATS
- the rsmD gene encoding 16S rRNA (guanine(966)-N(2))-methyltransferase RsmD; this encodes MTRRTSSSRKPRRPGSAKGPGHRGTDRRTPGRLRLIGGDFRRRQLPVLDHPGLRPTPDRVRETLFNWLTAAVPGARVLDLFAGTGALGLEALSRGAREAVFVEADARVARQLADNLVTLEASERATLRTTEAQAFLAGPAAPFSLVFLDPPFHRGLAAECCAALEAGGWLDEAAWIYLETESSLTPDVPAAWQPHREVRAGDSTGRLYRRRPDDGQSPDGDGC